A window from Scleropages formosus chromosome 17, fSclFor1.1, whole genome shotgun sequence encodes these proteins:
- the golga1 gene encoding golgin subfamily A member 1 isoform X3: protein MFAKLKKKIAEEAATGPRPGGRMPRSISKESITSIGADSGDDFASDGSSSRDDLPFQLLRRNGQIRKLEAKLSASMKKLQEQNETYQANRAKMAEGMALALEKKDQEWMDKMALLEKEKVALSSRLNEMMEQSLSLFQKRDDLDELEGFQQQELAKVKHMLLRKEELLGQKEKELQQQARELQTTQSALADAQDKLRLLEEEWHESSQLQKKLQAEREELLGVRLQADKKISEMEGQTREFRDLIQQLSKDLETSQSSAASLEQSLHSLQAEHEVLKLQHEQHKQKVAMAEEEKDRLVLELQEKVSCLERRLQGNLTEDEHLKELLKEKCALEQKVEETRAELLEARTSHAGAVSSLEAQISRLKSTMAELQTLLRTRNESLQSLRENSEVQVTALQLQVQESQEKLKSSEQQMADKETHIQQLQAEWSVTSERLQQQCQEKVARLEAQVTTLEMARDIDRTTTQHRISELEQEKENLLSSKSEMESLLNRTAEELEQARAELDSRQTVSVEIAKALEETRRQKEELQEQVGDMATALSTRQDELAKVTEQLGLREEELQVLQEELRTTKADLSQLRAEAELRSREVEQREAEMEAQLVTLRQEVHTKNQQLDTWQSRVSDLELEVEALTEQQQPSAGGEMEQNGAVTADDLAHVQTTNKELEQQLMEKNKTIKQLQQRLAELKRTLQKELKLKPEMEPEVKEKRQDVKADKPERPEKPCPENPVPTPGPSTTTITTTVTNNADLNDSREINFEYLKHVVLKFMSSREAEAYQLIKAVSVLLNFTREEENMLKETLEYKMSWFGSKPSPKGIIRPSISGTPTHWS from the exons CCTCCATGAAGAAACTGCAGGAGCAGAATGAGACGTACCAGGCCAATAGAGCCAAAATGGCCGAGGGCATGGCGCTGGCTCTCGAAAAGAAGGATCAG GAATGGATGGATAAGATGGCTCTTCTGGAGAAG GAGAAGGTAGCTCTCTCATCGCGGCTGAATGAGATGATGGAGCAGAGTCTCAGTCTGTTCCAGAAAAGGGATGACCTGGATGAGCTGGAGGGCTtccagcagcaggagctggccAAGGTGAAGCACATG CTGCTGAGGAAGGAGGAGCTCCTGGGCCAGAAGGAAAAGGAGCTTCAGCAACAGGCCAGGGAGCTCCAGACAACTCAAAGTGCACTTGCTgatgctcaggacaagctgcGCCTTCTAGAAGAAGAGTGGCATGAAAGTTCTCAGCTCCAGAAGAAGCTGCAGGCCGAGAG AGAGGAGCTCTTGGGGGTGAGGCTGCAAGCAGACAAGAAGATCTCAGAGATGGAAGGCCAGACCAGGGAGTTCCGGGACCTCATCCAGCAGCTTTCGAAAGACCTCGAGACG TCGCAGAGCAGTGCGGCCAGCCTGGAGCAGTCTCTCCACTCATTGCAGGCCGAACACGAAGTCTTGAAGTTACAGCATGAGCAGCACAAACAGAAG GTGGCTATGGCTGAAGAGGAGAAGGACCGCCTGGTGTTGGAACTCCAGGAGAAAGTCTCCTGCCTGGAGAGGCGTCTGCAGGGGAACTTGACAGAAGATGAACATTTGaaggagctgctgaaggag AAATGTGCACTGGAACAGAAGGTGGAGGAAACGAGGGCAGAGCTGTTGGAGGCACGGACCAGCCACGCGGGAGCGGTCAGCTCACTGGAGGCGCAG ATATCCAGACTGAAAAGCACTATGGCAGAACTGCAGACCCTGCTGAGAACCAGAAACGAGAGCCTGCAGTCTCTCAGAGAGAATAGTGAGGTGCAG gtcaCTGCTCTGCAATTGCAAGTGCAAGAGAGCCAGGAGAAGCTGAAGAGCAGTGAGCAGCAGATGGCTGACAAAGAAACGCATATCCAGCAGCTG CAGGCAGAGTGGAGTGTGACCAGTGAGCGCCTGCAGCAGCAGTGCCAGGAGAAGGTTGCTCGGCTGGAGGCTCAGGTTACAACCCTGGAGATGGCCCGGGACATCGATCGAACCACTACTCAGCACAGGATT AGCGAGCTGGAGCAGGAAAAGGAGAACCTGCTGAGCTCCAAGAGCGAGATGGAGAGCTTGCTGAACAGAACAGCTGAGGAGCTGGAACAGGCCAGG GCAGAGCTGGACAGCAGGCAGACCGTAAGCGTGGAGATCGCCAAGGCCCTGGAGGAGACCAGGAGGCagaaggaggagctgcaggagcag GTCGGGGACATGGCTACGGCGCTCAGCACCCGACAGGATGAGCTGGCTAAGGTCACAGAGCAGCTGGGTCTCAGGGAGGAAGAGCTGCAGGTCCTGCAAGAGG AGCTGCGGACCACCAAGGCTGACCTGTCTCAGCTGCGAGCAGAGGCGGAGCTCCGGAGCAGGGAGGTGGAGCAGCGGGAGGCGGAGATGGAAGCCCAGCTGGTAACCCTGAGGCAGGAGGTGCACACCAAGAACCAGCAGCTGGATACGTGGCAGTCTCGG GTCTCTGACCTGGAGCTTGAAGTGGAGGCCCTAacggagcagcagcagccatcagcaggaggtgagatggAGCAGAACGGGGCGGTGACAGCAGATGACCTGGCCCATGTGCAGACGACCAATAAGGAACTGGAGCAGCAGCTCATGGAGAAGAACAAG ACAATCAAGCAGCTACAGCAGAGGCTGGCAGAACTGAAAAGGACCCTTCAGAAGGAGCTG AAACTGAAACCAGAAATGGAGCCAGAGGTCAAGGAGAAGCGGCAGGATGTGAAGGCCGACAAGCCAGAGAGGCCTGAGAAACCCTGCCCTGAGAACCCTGTCCCTACCCCTGGCCcatccaccaccaccatcaccaccaccgtGACCAACAACGCAGACCTCAACGATTCTCGCGAGATCAACTTCGAGTACCTTAAGCATGTGGTCCTCAAGTTCATGTCATCCAGGGAGGCTGAG GCGTACCAACTGATAAAAGCCGTCTCCGTGCTGCTAAACTTCACTCGTGAGGAGGAGAACATGCTGAAGGAGACGCTGGAGTATAAG ATGTCGTGGTTTGGATCAAAGCCATCTCCCAAAGGTATAATTCGACCATCCATTTCAGGAACCCCAACCCACTGGAGTTGA
- the LOC108921886 gene encoding actin-related protein 2/3 complex subunit 5-like protein, producing the protein MAKNTLSSRFRKVDIDEFDENKFVDEQEEAAELQGPDGAEVESLLRQGDMMTAFHVALRNPPVNTKNAVVKERAQAIVLRVLTSFRSSEIETAVRSLDRNGVDLLMKYIYRGFEKPTENSSVILLQWHEKAFAVGGLGSIVRVLTARKTV; encoded by the exons ATGGCGAAGAACACGCTGTCGTCGCGCTTTCGAAAGGTGGACATCGACGAGTTCGACGAAAACAAGTTCGTTGACGAGCAGGAAGAGGCTGCCGAGCTGCAGGGGCCGGACGGGGCCGAGGTGGAGAGTCTCCTGAGGCA AGGAGACATGATGACCGCTTTCCACGTTGCACTGAGGAACCCTCCAGTCAACACTAAGAATGCTGTAGTGAAG GAAAGGGCTCAGGCCATCGTGCTGAGAGTGCTGACATCGTTCCGGAGCAGCGAGATTGAGACGGCCGTTCGTTCCCTGGACAGGAACGGCGTGGACTTGTTAATGAAATACATCTACAGGGGTTTTGAGAAGCCTACAGAAAACAGCAGTGTCATTTTGCTGCAGTGGCACGAAAAG GCATTTGCTGTTGGAGGTCTGGGGTCCATTGTACGAGTTCTCACAGCTCGAAAGACTGTCTGA